TGAGTTTGCCGATCATTTCCAGGACCAGCTCCTGTGCGAAGCCAAGGTCCACGATTACCTGGGCCTGGATCCAATGTACAATGTGGGCATAAAAACCGGAGGCGCCACCGGCGGCTCGGCCATACTCACCGGGGCCATGGCAATTGCCAGTGGCTACGCCTCCTGCGTCCTGGTAGCCGGGTGGGAAAAGATGGACGAGGTGGACACCCGGACTGGCAACTTTTACATCTCCACTGCGGCCTGTAAAGACTTCGAGACCCGCATGGGCCGCGTTTACTCCTCCTATTACGCGCCCATGGCCAACCGCTTTGCCTGGGCTTACAACCTCAGTGAAGTCACACGGGCCAAGGTAGCCGTGAAAAACCGCGGCTACGCCGTGAGCAACCCCAACGCCCAGCAGCCGGGCCATCATACCGTCGAGGAGGTGCTCGCGTCTCCTATCAGCGCCTACCCGCTCCGTTTCCTGGAATGCTGCGCCATGTCCGCCGGCGCGGCCTGCGTGCTCCTGTGCGATGAGGAGATGGCCCATAAACTCAGCGACACGCCTTGCGAGTTGTTTATCGCTGGCGGCACCCACACCCTGCGCGTCGCCGACCGACGGCCTATGGAGATTCCGCTGCTGCCTCATGAGGAACCCGATCAGTACGATGAAATGCTCAAGCAGAGCCCTCGCTGGCCTGGTTTCGAATCCTTTCTCTCCTCCCGGTTTGCCGCTTACCTGACATACCGTATGGCCGGCGTCAAAGACCCCCTCGAGGAACTGGACCTGGTGGAATTGCATGACGCCTTCACTATCAGCGATATCCAAACATACGGTGATATCGGTCTGAGGCCTTACGGCCAGGAACCAGACTTCATTGAGAGCGGTGACGCTTACTTTGGCGGTAAATGCCCGGCCAACCTCTCCGGCGGTCTGCTGGGCGCCATGCACGCTGTAGGGGCAACCGGTATCTGGCAGGCAGCAGAATGCCTCTGGCAAATCCAAGGCAAATACGACTACTTTCACAGCCATGACAAATGGTGGAAACGAGCAGGCAAGGAAAAACCAGCCGACTGGAAAAGCCTGCAAGTCCCGGAGGCAAAACAGGCCCTCTGGGTCAGCCACGCCGGTGTCGGCTCTCATGTCACCACCGGTATCCTGCGAAAAGCCTGGTAGAAAAAAGGAGGATAATTGAAATGGCCAAAAATTCCGACGATTCCGTTACCACTGAATATACTGGCACACCCCTTGATCTCTATGACAGTGAACCGGCCTGGGTCGTAAACTGGCCTCGCACACTCACCCATCATCACACTTATGGTCAACTGACCCCCTTCTTCAAAGGGCTGACCCAAGGCAAGCTTCTGGCCACCCGGTGTTCAAACCCAAATTGCCTTGAAAAATCCACCTTTCTTCCCCCCCGGGCCGACTGTCCGGATTGTTATGCCAAGACGGAGTGGATCGAAGCGCCAACAGAAGGCAGAATCTACACCTTCACCAGGGTGGATTACGCGGGCATCGGCATCGAGATGAAGACGCCGTACTGGCAGATTGACATCGAGATAAAAGGCATAGACACCATTTTTAAAGGCTACCTCCTCTCTGGCAAACCTGAAATCGGAATGAAGGTCAAAGCCCAGTTCCGTACTGAAAATCCCACTCATACCATTTTAGATATCTACTGGATACCAGCCGAATGAGCAGGAGCCTTCCGCCTGAAGAGATTGCCAAAAGCTGAAAAGAAATCAGGCCTTAAACAGGCAAAAATAAATATATTCGTTTGAGGCGATCATGATTAAGAGCGGAGAAAACAATGGATTTTGAGATGTCCATGGAGCAGGAGATCCTGCGAAAAACAGTCCGCGACTTCGCGGTGAAAAAGATCAGGCCGGTGGCACGAGAGCTGGATGAGAAGGAAGCGTTCAGCCTGGACACCTGCCAGGCCATGGGCGATCTGGGTCTTTTTGGTATGATCGTGGATGAGGCCTATGGCGGACAGGAAATGGATTATATTTCCTACGCCATCGCGGTTGAGCAAATGGCGCGTATAGACGGCTCTCACGCCGCCACCATCGCGGCTGGCAACTCGCTGGGCATAGGCCCTATCTATTATTTCGGAAACGAGGAGCAAAAAAAGAAATACCTGCCTGACCTGTGCCACGGCCATGCTCTCTGGGGCTTTGGCCTCACAGAGGCAGGCGCTGGCTCAGATGCTGGCAATGCGCAAACGACCGCCGTTTTAGACGGGGATATGTGGGTGGTTAACGGCTCTAAGATCTTTATCACTAACGCCAGCACCCCCATCAGCCTCGGGGTGACCGTCCTGGCCAGAACCGGCGCCCGTGAGGATGGACGACCGGAGCTGTCTTGCATCCTGATCGAGCATGGTACGCCGGGCTTTGAGGCCCGAACGATGCATGGCAAGATGATATGGCGGGCTGCGAATACTTCGGAACTCTATTTCGAGGATTGCAGAGTGCCAAAGAAAAACCTGCTGGGAACGCAGGGCCATGGCTTTCATCAGATGTTGGAAACCCTGGACGCCGGTCGGCTCTCAATCGCGGCCATGGGTGTCGGAGGCGCTCAAGGGGCGTTTGATCTGGCCAAACGCTATGCCCAGGAAAGGGTGCAGTTTGGCAGACCCATCAGCACCTTCCAGGTCAACGCCTTTAAGTTAGCCGATATGGCCCTGGAAATAGAGGCCGCGCGCCTTCTGCTCTACAAGGCCTGCTGGCTGCGGGACAACCATAAGTCCTTCAGCAAGCTCGCGGCTATGGCCAAACTCTACGCCTCAGAGGTCATGGGTCGGGTGGTGAACGAAGCGGTTCAGCTCCACGGCGGCTACGGCCTGATGAAGGAATACGATATAGAGCGTTTTTATCGCGATCAGAAGCTGCTCACTATCGGTGAAGGCACCAGCGAAATACAGCGGCTGGTTATCGCCCGGCTTATCGGGGTTATTTAATACCAGGTTGCGATCAAACATTTACTAACGAATTGTCATTCCGAGCCCCCGGCCCTCTGGCAGAAGCCATAGGGTTATTTGACAAAGAAACTATTTTCAAGTTTCAGAAGAGGGCGGGGATAAACCCCGCCCCACAATACCGATTTAGAGCGAATGGCAAAAATACGTTCCGATTGAAAAGGTCTGAGATTGCCTCTTAATGGGTGCTTCGTCACTTCGTTCCTCGCAATGACATTTTTTAATAATATCAATAGGATGTCATTGCGAGAGCCGCGAAGCAATCTCGATCTTGATACTCTTGTATTCATTCAAACGGAACATAATTTTGACAACCACTATAGAGTAGGGGCGGGGTTTATCCCCGCCCGTATATTTCTGGCCTTTCATATGTCAATAAAGGCCAAGGCTAGTATGAAGGCGCTTATAAACAACGGGTCAGATATAGTATAAAAAAACGTGCAGATTCAATGGGTTTCATACTAGTAAATCCTGAAGCAGGAAAAACAGTTTTTTAGAAGGAGCTTTAGCGACGAAGCACCCATTAAGATCTTATAATAATTATTGACTAATTTGAGATTGCCTTACGACTCCTGCTCCAGCAAACAGGGCCCGGGCACACCGTTTGATTTTCGCTAACTATACAGCACGGCCAGGATACGGACAGGATTCCGTCCAAAAGGGCGCACCAGGTGAGGCTGAGTGGAATCGTAATAAATGGCGTCGCCTGGCTTGAGGATTTCCTTGGAATCACCAATAACGGCCTCCATGGCGCCTTCCAGCACGAAGATAAACTCCTCCCCGTCATGGGTGGAAGGCGGCACGTCCTCATCCACCGGCTCCAGGGTAACCAGGAAAGGCTCCATGGAGCGATCCTTCTTTTGTGGCGCCAAGGCCTGGTAGGTATAGCCGTAGCGTGTGCCTCTTTGGGAAGCATAGCGGCTCATCTTCCGCCGCTCAGCCACGCGTACGACCGTGTAGGGACGATCCTCACCTGAGGCGATGAGGGTGCCAAACTTCATTTCTAGGGCCTTGCCCAACCTGACCAGCAATCCCAGCGGCGGACTGACTGACTCCTCCTCGATCTCGGAGAGGACCTGCTCGTCCAGGCCGGTGCGCTGGGCGAGATCAGCCAGGGTCAGCCCTTTCTGCTCCCGGATGAGCCTCACGCGCTGGCCCACAGTGAGTTCTTCCCCGGGCGGAGCGCCCTCAGGTTCAGCCGCCACAGCGGTCACTCCTGCTAAAAAATCGGCTTCCGGACGCGTATCGTGCGTGACTCCAGTCATCTGATCTTTGGAGACACGTTGACCGTCATTTTCACCTGCCATAATGCTCCCCTTGCCTGGAACGAGGAATCCAATTTTGGAAGTTAACCAAAAATCCCTTTGCTCGCTAGCCTTTACCCCTGGGAAAAGGCTTGAGAAGAATTAATGACCAACCTCAAGCATAATTTACCTAAAGGTAAAAACCGTGTCAATGACTTACGCCAGGTTCAAGGCGGATGAGCTTTCAAATGAAAACGCGCTTAATCCACTCGGGATGGAACTGGACACGAAGATCAGTGATCAGCACGCCCGTAATAACGCATAGAGTCAATGGTATAGAATACAAGGGCCGCCCATATCAGAAAAAAGGTCCACACCTGGGCCCTGGAAATAGGCTCGCGAAAAAGAAAGACGGCCAAAAGGAAATAGCAGCTTGGCGCGATATACTGAAGGAAGCCGACAGTAGCAAGACGCAGCCGCCTGGCGCCCAGGGTAAAAAGAACGAGGGGAAGGGCCGTAACCAGGGCTGTTCCTATCAGGAACAAATCAATGCCAATGCTGACGTGGAAAAGAGACCCCGCGCCCCTGGTATCCAAGTAAAAAAGATAGGCCATGGCGGGAAGTAAAGCAAAGAGCATCTCTAGGAAAAGCCCTCCAACGGCACTGATTGGCGCCACCTTGCGAATGAGACCGTATAATCCAAAGGTGAAGGCCAGAGACAAAGCCACCCATGGAAACCGGCCGTACTGGATGGTCAGATAAAGCACGCCGACCCCGGCCAGGATCACCGCCGCAGCCTGCAAGGGCCGCAACCGCTCCCTGAGAAAAACCATTCCCAGGAGAACGTTGATGAGCGGGTTGATATAATACCCCAGGCTGGCCTGGAGGACATAATCGTGGTTGATGGCCCAGATGAAGACAAACCAGTTACTCCCAATAAAGATCGTGGTTGAAAGCAGAATCA
Above is a genomic segment from Deltaproteobacteria bacterium containing:
- a CDS encoding thiolase domain-containing protein (Catalyzes the synthesis of acetoacetyl coenzyme A from two molecules of acetyl coenzyme A. It can also act as a thiolase, catalyzing the reverse reaction and generating two-carbon units from the four-carbon product of fatty acid oxidation) codes for the protein EFADHFQDQLLCEAKVHDYLGLDPMYNVGIKTGGATGGSAILTGAMAIASGYASCVLVAGWEKMDEVDTRTGNFYISTAACKDFETRMGRVYSSYYAPMANRFAWAYNLSEVTRAKVAVKNRGYAVSNPNAQQPGHHTVEEVLASPISAYPLRFLECCAMSAGAACVLLCDEEMAHKLSDTPCELFIAGGTHTLRVADRRPMEIPLLPHEEPDQYDEMLKQSPRWPGFESFLSSRFAAYLTYRMAGVKDPLEELDLVELHDAFTISDIQTYGDIGLRPYGQEPDFIESGDAYFGGKCPANLSGGLLGAMHAVGATGIWQAAECLWQIQGKYDYFHSHDKWWKRAGKEKPADWKSLQVPEAKQALWVSHAGVGSHVTTGILRKAW
- a CDS encoding Zn-ribbon domain-containing OB-fold protein; amino-acid sequence: MAKNSDDSVTTEYTGTPLDLYDSEPAWVVNWPRTLTHHHTYGQLTPFFKGLTQGKLLATRCSNPNCLEKSTFLPPRADCPDCYAKTEWIEAPTEGRIYTFTRVDYAGIGIEMKTPYWQIDIEIKGIDTIFKGYLLSGKPEIGMKVKAQFRTENPTHTILDIYWIPAE
- a CDS encoding acyl-CoA dehydrogenase family protein, which codes for MDFEMSMEQEILRKTVRDFAVKKIRPVARELDEKEAFSLDTCQAMGDLGLFGMIVDEAYGGQEMDYISYAIAVEQMARIDGSHAATIAAGNSLGIGPIYYFGNEEQKKKYLPDLCHGHALWGFGLTEAGAGSDAGNAQTTAVLDGDMWVVNGSKIFITNASTPISLGVTVLARTGAREDGRPELSCILIEHGTPGFEARTMHGKMIWRAANTSELYFEDCRVPKKNLLGTQGHGFHQMLETLDAGRLSIAAMGVGGAQGAFDLAKRYAQERVQFGRPISTFQVNAFKLADMALEIEAARLLLYKACWLRDNHKSFSKLAAMAKLYASEVMGRVVNEAVQLHGGYGLMKEYDIERFYRDQKLLTIGEGTSEIQRLVIARLIGVI
- a CDS encoding helix-turn-helix transcriptional regulator, yielding MAGENDGQRVSKDQMTGVTHDTRPEADFLAGVTAVAAEPEGAPPGEELTVGQRVRLIREQKGLTLADLAQRTGLDEQVLSEIEEESVSPPLGLLVRLGKALEMKFGTLIASGEDRPYTVVRVAERRKMSRYASQRGTRYGYTYQALAPQKKDRSMEPFLVTLEPVDEDVPPSTHDGEEFIFVLEGAMEAVIGDSKEILKPGDAIYYDSTQPHLVRPFGRNPVRILAVLYS
- the rarD gene encoding EamA family transporter RarD, translated to MTPGQTSNPRQESLLGAACGGAASFIWALSPLYWKVLDDIPAFETLMHRVIWSFFFLLPFLVSRGLRHEIFAAVKSWRTLLILLSTTIFIGSNWFVFIWAINHDYVLQASLGYYINPLINVLLGMVFLRERLRPLQAAAVILAGVGVLYLTIQYGRFPWVALSLAFTFGLYGLIRKVAPISAVGGLFLEMLFALLPAMAYLFYLDTRGAGSLFHVSIGIDLFLIGTALVTALPLVLFTLGARRLRLATVGFLQYIAPSCYFLLAVFLFREPISRAQVWTFFLIWAALVFYTIDSMRYYGRADH